From Weissella confusa, a single genomic window includes:
- a CDS encoding ABC transporter permease/substrate-binding protein, which translates to MLADMLHMLTTQSGDILTALREHVLLSLLAIVIAAIIALPLAIGLMNHRRAGEWVLQIAGVIQTIPSLAILGALIPFVGIGIVPSVIALVLYAIMPIFQNAYAGLTGIDPTLLEAADAFGLSKRFKLFRVQLPLAMPMIMSGLRIAMVMIIGTATLAALIGGGGLGTFIMLGIQTNNNAELLLGAILSALLALVFSWGIKLLSKLSLKRIGIVIASLIVIFGGVAGYRAIVQPAGTITIAGKLGGEPEILINMYKDLIQEDNPRLKVQLKPNFGGTTFLYKALKSGQVDIYPEFTGTVLQSLVKTDGHIPHDPVTAYERGKKLLKQQNNLDYLQPMKYQNTYALAVRKADAKKYDLKTTSDLKKVDAQFAAGFDPDFAKLSDGYPGLQKAYDLNFSKVVTMESSLRYEAVANKQVDVTDAYTTDPQLKQDDLVSLKDDKRFFPPYQGAPLVNDATLQKYPSIKKSLNKLAGKISEDDMIQMNYEVTVQHKKAGDVARDYLKQHGLID; encoded by the coding sequence ATGTTAGCAGATATGTTACACATGCTGACAACACAATCTGGCGATATATTGACGGCGCTGCGTGAACACGTACTGCTTTCTTTGCTAGCGATTGTGATTGCAGCAATCATTGCCCTGCCACTGGCTATCGGTTTGATGAATCATCGCCGTGCTGGTGAGTGGGTGCTCCAAATTGCCGGGGTCATTCAAACGATTCCGAGTTTGGCAATTCTAGGGGCGTTAATTCCGTTTGTGGGTATCGGTATCGTGCCGTCAGTCATTGCGTTGGTGTTGTATGCGATTATGCCAATTTTTCAAAACGCTTATGCCGGTTTGACAGGGATTGATCCAACATTATTGGAAGCAGCTGATGCGTTTGGACTATCTAAGCGATTCAAGCTGTTCCGCGTTCAGTTACCACTAGCGATGCCAATGATTATGTCAGGGTTACGCATTGCGATGGTAATGATTATCGGAACCGCAACCTTGGCGGCGTTGATTGGTGGCGGTGGTTTAGGAACCTTCATCATGTTGGGCATTCAAACCAATAACAACGCTGAATTGTTGTTGGGTGCCATTTTGTCAGCCTTGTTAGCGTTGGTCTTTTCTTGGGGCATTAAGCTACTAAGTAAGCTGTCACTAAAGCGCATCGGCATTGTGATTGCGAGTTTGATTGTAATATTTGGTGGCGTTGCCGGTTATCGTGCGATTGTCCAACCAGCCGGTACGATTACGATTGCTGGAAAATTAGGTGGTGAGCCTGAAATTCTAATTAACATGTACAAGGATTTGATTCAGGAAGATAATCCACGTTTGAAGGTGCAACTAAAGCCTAATTTTGGTGGGACAACCTTCTTGTATAAGGCGTTGAAGAGTGGTCAGGTTGATATTTATCCTGAGTTTACCGGAACGGTTTTGCAATCATTGGTTAAGACAGATGGTCATATTCCACATGACCCCGTCACGGCTTATGAGCGTGGTAAGAAGCTGTTGAAGCAACAGAATAACTTGGATTATTTGCAACCGATGAAGTATCAAAACACGTACGCTTTGGCGGTCCGTAAGGCGGATGCTAAGAAGTACGATTTGAAAACGACGTCTGATTTGAAGAAGGTTGATGCCCAATTTGCAGCTGGGTTCGACCCGGATTTCGCCAAGTTGTCCGATGGTTATCCTGGTTTGCAAAAGGCGTACGACTTGAACTTCAGTAAGGTCGTCACGATGGAATCAAGTTTGCGTTATGAGGCGGTTGCCAATAAGCAAGTTGATGTAACGGATGCTTATACGACTGATCCGCAATTGAAGCAGGATGATTTGGTGTCGTTGAAAGACGATAAGCGATTCTTCCCACCTTACCAAGGTGCACCGTTGGTTAACGATGCGACATTGCAGAAGTATCCAAGCATTAAGAAGAGCTTGAATAAGTTGGCTGGTAAGATTTCAGAAGATGATATGATTCAAATGAATTATGAAGTAACGGTTCAGCATAAAAAGGCTGGGGATGTTGCCCGTGATTATTTGAAGCAGCATGGCTTGATAGATTAA
- a CDS encoding ABC transporter ATP-binding protein, protein MIEFRNISKIYQGKPAVSNLTLDIADGELFVLVGPSGSGKTTSMKMINRLVEPTDGDTYVRGKRAIDYDLVELRRGIGYVPQNSALFPNMTIFQNAGIQLEAAGVPLEQRQQRVYELLNRVGLPAEQYANRMPNELSGGEQQRVGIVRALASKPDIILMDEPFSALDPLSRRSLQDLVLELHADLHTTILFVTHDMSEATRLGNRIGVMYDGVLQQVGTPTEVTTHPANELVEAMFSERPATMIQAILDAGFGEPITEIGDEPQLQATDYLAELSKQLVNHSAVVINGTTKLTVQDLLQYLAAF, encoded by the coding sequence GTGATTGAATTTCGCAATATCTCGAAAATTTATCAAGGTAAGCCAGCGGTCTCGAACCTAACGTTGGATATTGCTGACGGTGAATTATTTGTCTTAGTTGGCCCAAGTGGTAGTGGGAAAACCACGTCAATGAAGATGATTAACCGATTGGTTGAGCCGACTGACGGTGATACGTACGTACGTGGTAAGCGTGCGATTGACTACGACTTGGTTGAACTGCGTCGTGGGATTGGCTATGTGCCCCAAAACTCGGCTTTGTTCCCGAATATGACGATTTTTCAAAATGCCGGTATTCAGTTGGAAGCAGCTGGCGTACCGCTAGAACAGCGTCAACAACGCGTATACGAATTGTTGAATCGAGTCGGGCTGCCAGCAGAACAATATGCGAACCGCATGCCAAACGAGCTTTCAGGCGGTGAACAGCAACGTGTTGGGATTGTCCGTGCGTTGGCGTCAAAGCCAGATATCATTTTGATGGATGAGCCGTTTAGTGCTTTGGATCCATTGTCACGTCGTTCTCTACAAGATTTGGTGTTGGAATTGCACGCAGATTTGCACACCACCATTCTTTTTGTGACGCACGATATGAGTGAAGCAACGCGCCTAGGAAACCGCATTGGTGTGATGTATGATGGCGTTTTGCAACAAGTTGGCACACCAACGGAAGTCACGACGCACCCAGCAAATGAGCTGGTCGAAGCAATGTTTAGCGAGCGTCCAGCAACCATGATTCAAGCCATTTTGGATGCTGGTTTTGGTGAACCAATCACCGAAATAGGTGACGAGCCACAGCTACAAGCAACCGATTACTTGGCTGAATTATCGAAGCAATTGGTTAATCATTCAGCTGTGGTCATTAATGGGACAACCAAGTTAACGGTGCAAGATTTGTTGCAGTATTTGGCTGCGTTTTAG
- a CDS encoding isochorismatase family protein yields the protein MDLALDLARTALVVIDVQDGIVFKGEATPNTPEQLVARNNELASALKNTAAQIVLVRVKNDGAEGFNPVTDAPYTPAQPLSAEATHLSLDIAADETAENVIVVNKHNWGAFYGTDLDVQLRRRGIDTIILTGIATSIGVDTTAREAAQRGYNLVFVPEAMTDRTEQGHNASVEVIFPRLGKIRTVAEVKTAISEAK from the coding sequence ATGGACTTGGCACTTGATTTGGCACGCACAGCTTTGGTTGTGATTGACGTACAAGATGGGATTGTGTTTAAGGGTGAAGCAACCCCAAATACACCGGAACAATTGGTGGCACGCAACAACGAGTTGGCGTCAGCTTTGAAGAATACGGCAGCTCAAATTGTGTTGGTACGTGTTAAGAATGATGGCGCAGAAGGATTTAATCCTGTGACCGATGCACCATACACACCAGCGCAACCATTGTCAGCTGAGGCAACCCACCTGTCATTGGATATTGCGGCTGACGAAACAGCTGAGAACGTGATTGTTGTGAACAAGCACAACTGGGGTGCATTTTATGGCACTGATTTGGATGTGCAATTGCGTCGCCGTGGCATTGACACGATTATTTTGACGGGTATTGCGACATCAATTGGCGTTGATACAACAGCCCGTGAAGCAGCCCAACGTGGCTACAACCTCGTGTTTGTGCCAGAAGCTATGACGGATCGTACGGAGCAAGGTCACAACGCTTCGGTAGAGGTGATTTTCCCACGCTTAGGGAAAATTCGTACGGTCGCAGAAGTAAAGACGGCAATTTCTGAAGCAAAATAG
- a CDS encoding YbhB/YbcL family Raf kinase inhibitor-like protein, with protein sequence MKVSVTLDNQGLLPDKYAKFAPAEYRLEDNPVVNFPIAVSDVPAGTETLAIAFIDYDAIPVGGFPWIHWTVANLPVGDVPENLATSDAPFVPGTNSMYSIFKHSKPEITQSYIGPMPPDQTHDYTLTVYAVDTTLDLTPGYFFNELRKDLVGHVLAEASVELPARSE encoded by the coding sequence ATGAAAGTATCCGTAACGCTTGATAATCAAGGCTTGTTGCCTGATAAGTATGCCAAGTTTGCACCAGCGGAATATCGTTTAGAAGATAATCCCGTTGTTAATTTTCCAATCGCCGTTAGCGACGTGCCAGCCGGTACTGAAACACTCGCGATTGCATTCATTGATTATGACGCAATCCCAGTTGGGGGATTCCCTTGGATTCACTGGACAGTCGCAAACCTCCCTGTGGGTGATGTACCAGAAAACCTAGCGACATCTGACGCGCCATTTGTCCCTGGTACGAACTCAATGTACAGTATTTTCAAGCACAGTAAGCCTGAAATTACGCAATCATACATTGGTCCAATGCCACCTGATCAAACACACGATTACACATTAACGGTTTACGCCGTTGATACAACGCTAGATTTGACGCCCGGCTATTTCTTTAACGAACTTCGTAAAGACTTAGTCGGTCACGTTTTGGCAGAAGCCAGTGTCGAATTGCCAGCTCGAAGCGAATAA
- a CDS encoding SLC13 family permease — MIKRVFTYLKDDVMFTVSMLLAVGTSFFVTPDFGAVNWHTIFSLMSMMIWVGFLERAGVLHAVSVWLVSRSHHARTLMTSVTFLSFFGAMFLSNDIAILTLMPIYLRLAKDLSVRLKIIGSTLVIMAANSGAILFPFGKSQNLYMYGFYHVSVGQFFKWSVSLTLASLVLMFIITRFVRATPLEIKLKPADKLNHGSLVFLAITGLILVATIFGWTPFNVVVPLILVAFFIYNRSMFKMVDFGLLVTFFFFFIATNNLAHIEVIRELVSSLFDTKSHVLFGTFFLSQFISNVPSTILISTFTDHARELFIGSNIGGLGTVVASMANLIGFRVFRQIEPDSSKSFMKLFMVVNFVMAAILLVIFGI; from the coding sequence ATGATTAAGCGTGTATTTACGTATCTAAAAGATGACGTCATGTTCACGGTTAGTATGTTACTTGCTGTTGGGACGTCTTTCTTTGTAACACCTGATTTCGGGGCTGTTAATTGGCATACTATTTTCAGTTTGATGTCGATGATGATTTGGGTTGGCTTTTTGGAACGAGCAGGCGTGTTGCACGCTGTCTCAGTTTGGTTGGTCAGCCGTAGTCACCATGCGCGAACGCTGATGACTTCTGTCACATTCCTATCGTTCTTCGGAGCGATGTTCCTATCAAACGATATTGCCATTTTGACGTTGATGCCAATCTATCTACGATTGGCCAAGGATCTGTCAGTTCGATTGAAGATTATCGGGTCAACGTTGGTTATTATGGCGGCCAATTCAGGGGCTATCTTATTCCCGTTTGGTAAGTCACAAAACTTGTACATGTACGGGTTCTATCACGTTAGCGTCGGACAATTCTTCAAGTGGTCAGTGTCATTGACGTTGGCTTCATTGGTTTTGATGTTCATCATTACGCGATTCGTACGTGCGACGCCGTTGGAAATCAAGTTGAAGCCAGCTGATAAGCTAAATCATGGCTCACTTGTATTTTTGGCGATTACCGGGCTTATCTTGGTTGCTACAATCTTCGGCTGGACGCCATTTAACGTTGTTGTGCCATTGATTCTGGTTGCGTTTTTCATTTACAACCGCTCAATGTTCAAGATGGTCGACTTTGGCTTGCTAGTCACGTTCTTTTTCTTCTTCATTGCGACGAATAATTTGGCGCACATTGAAGTTATCCGTGAATTGGTCAGCTCGTTGTTTGACACCAAGTCACACGTCCTATTCGGAACGTTCTTCTTGAGTCAATTCATCTCAAACGTGCCATCAACGATTTTGATTTCAACATTCACCGATCATGCGCGTGAATTATTTATTGGATCAAACATCGGTGGATTGGGAACGGTGGTTGCATCAATGGCCAACTTGATTGGATTCCGTGTGTTCCGTCAAATTGAACCAGACTCATCTAAGTCATTCATGAAGTTGTTCATGGTTGTGAACTTCGTCATGGCAGCAATTTTGCTGGTGATTTTTGGAATTTAA
- a CDS encoding TVP38/TMEM64 family protein has translation MKVYHVKWILKGLSVIGILLTIWAIFKLYQMGAFSNSKVLIELLKGYGILAPIVFILIQIIQVVIPVLPGGVSLAAGVLMFGPWWGFLYNYIGIVLGSLALFALGRRFGHRIIDIFVSEATLDKYMHRLDSKGWHITFALLIFAPVAPDDALVLLTSLTKMTWREFTLIILLGKPLSILAYSLGMLYGADWLMNFVGK, from the coding sequence ATGAAGGTATATCACGTAAAATGGATTTTAAAGGGCCTGTCAGTTATTGGTATCTTACTAACGATTTGGGCGATTTTTAAACTTTATCAGATGGGCGCTTTTAGTAATTCAAAAGTCTTAATTGAATTGCTAAAAGGATACGGAATTTTGGCGCCAATTGTTTTTATTTTGATTCAGATTATCCAAGTGGTCATTCCAGTGTTACCAGGTGGTGTATCGTTAGCTGCCGGTGTGTTGATGTTCGGGCCTTGGTGGGGATTCTTGTACAATTATATTGGTATTGTATTAGGATCTCTGGCACTGTTTGCCTTAGGAAGGCGCTTTGGTCACCGCATCATTGATATTTTTGTCAGTGAGGCGACCTTGGACAAATACATGCATCGATTGGATTCAAAAGGCTGGCACATTACGTTTGCGCTGCTTATTTTTGCACCAGTCGCACCGGACGATGCATTGGTTCTTTTGACTAGTTTGACGAAAATGACTTGGCGAGAATTTACATTGATCATTTTGCTCGGAAAGCCACTTTCAATACTTGCGTATAGTTTGGGGATGCTTTACGGTGCTGATTGGCTAATGAATTTTGTTGGCAAGTAG
- a CDS encoding triose-phosphate isomerase: MLAVLNFKNLVDFELQKQFLSDLDNAEVQVDLKIAPTLPVDNDHDKFEVISQNLTIKERTVGEISPSVLRSLGITTSFIGHLERRKSLNEGLLIVRKRLENALENDIKPIISVGQYSNLEMVTEELDILLLDQKITKPIIIAYESLASTEMGRALYSIDEIRDVHNTIRAFMKSNYPAIDYQLILGGHMDEVGSPIASAIGYDGVLIGDRYHTLEAFQPVLDVLNNLSR; this comes from the coding sequence ATGTTAGCTGTTCTAAATTTTAAAAACTTAGTGGATTTTGAACTTCAAAAGCAATTTCTAAGCGATTTGGATAATGCCGAAGTTCAAGTTGACTTAAAAATCGCGCCAACGCTGCCTGTTGATAATGACCACGATAAGTTTGAAGTCATTAGTCAAAATTTGACGATTAAAGAACGTACTGTGGGTGAAATTTCACCTAGTGTCTTGCGTTCACTTGGTATCACGACGAGTTTCATCGGCCACTTGGAACGTCGTAAGTCACTTAACGAAGGCTTGCTAATCGTTCGCAAGCGTCTCGAAAACGCTTTGGAAAATGATATTAAGCCAATCATTTCAGTCGGCCAATACAGTAATTTGGAAATGGTCACTGAAGAACTAGATATTTTGCTTTTGGATCAAAAGATTACGAAGCCAATCATCATCGCGTATGAATCATTGGCTTCTACCGAAATGGGTCGCGCCCTTTATTCAATCGATGAAATTCGCGACGTCCACAACACCATTCGTGCTTTCATGAAAAGCAATTACCCAGCCATTGATTACCAATTGATTCTGGGTGGTCACATGGATGAAGTTGGTTCACCAATTGCCAGTGCCATCGGTTATGACGGTGTCCTAATTGGTGATCGTTACCACACACTCGAAGCATTCCAACCCGTGTTGGATGTGCTAAACAACCTCAGCCGATAA
- a CDS encoding helix-turn-helix domain-containing protein, with product MEWMIEKKDRQKVELLRYLVSRPEIKLPLKMVQEYFDWSKYMVLSTIRGLVDDMQEFYGEEPSFFRLSADEKMIELTRNRNVDSNVFALHYMRQSIPWQLMRETFNETMHSYEDFAVRNLTTVSSARNGKLQLDEFFEQHGIKITQDYTLAGNEAEIRAVYFRLFVKYFADRIFPFSDEELALSNQAIKAIIKIISPEETKIRQSKRIALRFSTAIWLERLQLGHFVEDDAIDDLLLPNDQLNDKSQRLIAYFEQQVKLRVPDITDEQLHREARYALIALFSIDVGYEVGRYENLTPSAAGMIEGFIRLVDRHYDDFFGYQLTARERDLIREVFFGTLIGAVVSPTSDDRQMVVRFDAAYEQFPLMADFTLNLIDDIAERRHLDVTAARNAYFEILYVGFASVFDMHRVFPKIKVAIDINYQFGLEAILTDMLLGLRAMNVEVSEFIDDDTDILISDINHAQIPEENTFIWPTMPTSLDFEQLRRRLSELKAEKFEKERGVKLRFPAN from the coding sequence ATGGAGTGGATGATTGAGAAAAAGGACCGCCAAAAAGTAGAGTTATTACGCTACTTGGTTTCGCGGCCGGAGATTAAATTGCCGCTTAAGATGGTCCAAGAATACTTTGACTGGTCAAAGTATATGGTGCTGTCGACAATTCGTGGCTTAGTTGACGATATGCAGGAGTTTTACGGTGAGGAACCATCGTTTTTCAGGTTGTCAGCAGATGAAAAAATGATTGAGTTAACGCGGAATCGCAACGTGGATTCGAACGTCTTTGCATTGCATTACATGCGTCAATCAATTCCATGGCAATTGATGCGCGAGACGTTTAACGAAACGATGCATTCTTATGAAGATTTTGCTGTTCGCAATTTAACGACAGTTTCTTCAGCGCGTAATGGAAAGTTGCAACTCGACGAATTCTTTGAACAGCACGGTATTAAAATTACGCAGGATTATACCTTGGCTGGGAATGAAGCAGAAATACGCGCAGTGTACTTCCGCCTCTTCGTAAAGTACTTTGCGGATCGCATTTTTCCGTTTTCGGATGAAGAGTTGGCGTTATCAAATCAAGCGATTAAAGCGATTATTAAAATCATTTCACCTGAAGAGACCAAAATTCGTCAGAGTAAGCGTATTGCGTTGCGATTTTCAACTGCGATTTGGCTTGAACGCCTACAATTAGGGCATTTTGTGGAAGATGATGCAATTGATGATTTGTTGTTGCCAAATGACCAGCTAAACGACAAGTCACAACGCCTCATTGCATATTTTGAACAGCAAGTGAAGTTGCGCGTGCCGGACATTACAGATGAACAATTACATCGTGAGGCGCGTTACGCACTGATTGCGTTATTCTCAATTGACGTTGGTTACGAAGTTGGCCGATATGAAAATTTGACGCCATCAGCAGCGGGGATGATTGAAGGATTTATTCGCTTGGTTGACCGTCATTATGATGACTTCTTCGGTTATCAATTAACGGCACGTGAACGCGATCTTATTCGAGAAGTGTTCTTCGGTACGTTGATTGGGGCGGTGGTTAGTCCGACAAGTGATGATCGTCAAATGGTAGTGCGTTTCGATGCAGCGTATGAACAATTCCCACTAATGGCTGATTTTACGTTGAACCTGATTGATGATATTGCGGAGCGTCGTCATCTTGATGTGACGGCAGCGCGAAATGCGTATTTTGAAATTTTGTACGTTGGCTTTGCATCGGTGTTTGATATGCACCGTGTTTTTCCAAAGATTAAGGTTGCGATTGATATTAACTATCAATTTGGGCTTGAGGCCATTTTGACCGATATGTTGCTCGGATTACGAGCCATGAACGTCGAAGTATCTGAATTCATCGATGATGATACCGATATTTTGATTTCTGACATTAATCATGCGCAGATTCCAGAAGAAAATACGTTTATCTGGCCAACGATGCCAACGTCATTAGACTTTGAACAATTGCGTCGTCGCTTAAGCGAGTTGAAGGCAGAAAAGTTTGAAAAAGAGCGTGGTGTTAAGCTACGGTTCCCTGCAAACTAA